Part of the Anaeromyxobacter diazotrophicus genome, CGAGAGCGTCGGCTGCGAGAGCCGCAGCTCCTCCCCGGCGCGGGCGATGCTGCCGTTGCGCGCCACGGTCCAGAAGTAGAGCAGGTGGTGGTAGTTGAGCCACTCCATCCCATCCTTTTAGGAAGCCGAAGGCTGGCACGCGACCCTCCGTTTCGAGAAAGCCAGCCCAGCCGCGCCCGGTCCGCCCGGGGGCGCGCGATCCGGCGCGACGCCGCCCGCCGCGGCGGTTACCCTGCGGCGGCCATGCCCAGCCGCCGCCTCCGCGCCGCCCTGCTCCTCACCGCCCCCCTCGCGCTCCTCGCCCCCGCGCTCGCCGCCGCCGCCGCCGGCGGGGGCGGGCAGGCCGACCCCATCGCGCGCGTCGCGCTCGACCTGGCGCTCATCCTGGTCGGCGCGAAGCTCGGCGGCGAGCTGGCGACCCGGCTCGGCCAGCCCGCGGTGCTGGGCGAGCTCCTCATCGGCGTCGCGCTCGGCAACCTGGGCCTCCTCGGGTACGCGGAGCTCGAGGGGATGAAGCAGGACGCGGCGCTCGACACGCTGTCGCGGCTGGGGGTGCTGCTCCTCCTCTTCGAGGTGGGGCTCGAGTCCACGGTCCGCCAGATGCTCCAGGTCGGGCTCTCGGCGCTGCTGGTGGCGACCCTGGGGGTGGCGGCGCCGTTCGCGCTGGGCTGGGGGGCGGGCGCGCTGCTCGTCCCGGCCGGCGGCCCCTACCTCCACGCCTTCCTCGGCGCCGCGCTGACCGCCACCAGCGTCGGGATCACCGCCCGCGTCCTGCAGGACCTCGGCCGGTCGCGGTCGCCGGAGGCGCGCATCATCCTCGGCGCGGCGGTGATCGACGACGTGCTCGGGCTCATCATCCTGGCGGTGGTGAGCGGGGTCATCGCCGCGGCCGGCCGGGGCGGGGCGGTCTCCGGGCTGGAGATCGCCGCCATCGTGGCCAAGGCGGCCGCCTTCCTCGTCGGGGCGCTCGCGCTCGGCGTCTGGCTCGCGCCGCGCGTCCTGAGGGGCGCCTCGCGGCTGCAGACGCGCGGGGTGCTGCTGGCGGCCGGGCTCGCCTTCTGCTTCTCCCTCTCCTGGCTCTCGGCCGCCCTCGGGCTCGCGCCGATCGTGGGCGCCTTCGCCGCCGGGCTCGTGCTGGAGGACGTCCACTACCGCGACTTCGTCGACCGCGGCGAGCACGGCCTCGAGGAGCTGGTGAAGCCCATCGGCGCCTTCCTGGTGCCCGTGTTCTTCGTGGTGATGGGCCTGCGCACCGACCTGCGCGCCTTCGCCGACCCCTCCGTCCTCGGGCTGGCGGGCGCGCTCACGCTGGCGGCGGTGGTGGGCAAGCAGGTGTGCGCGGCGGGGGTGCTCGGCGGCGCCGATCGGCTCAGCGTCGGCATCGGGATGGTGCCCCGGGGCGAGGTGGGCCTCATCTTCGCCAACATCGGCTTGACGCTCCAGCTCGGGGGCCACCCGGTGCTGTCGCCCGCGCTGTACTCCGCGCTGGTGATCGTGGTGGTGGTGACGACGCTCGTCACCCCGCCCGCGCTGCGGTGGAGCCTGGGCCGGCGGCGCGCGGGATCCATCGAGAAAACCGAAGCCTCGCCCTGAAACGACGTCCTGGTGAAAGCGTCCACCACCGCTTAGGTTCCGTCCCCGACCCGGCCGGCGCCGGACGGAGGGGATCGATGGCACACGGGTGGGCGCACTGGGCGGGTTTCCTGGGGTTCGTGGCGGCCATGCTGGCGCTCGACCTCGGCGTCTTCCACCGCAAGGAGCACGTGGTGCGGGCGCGCGAGGCCCTCGCCTGGTCCGCGGTGTGGGTCGGGCTCGCGCTCGCGTTCGCGGGGCTGGTGTG contains:
- a CDS encoding cation:proton antiporter, with the protein product MPSRRLRAALLLTAPLALLAPALAAAAAGGGGQADPIARVALDLALILVGAKLGGELATRLGQPAVLGELLIGVALGNLGLLGYAELEGMKQDAALDTLSRLGVLLLLFEVGLESTVRQMLQVGLSALLVATLGVAAPFALGWGAGALLVPAGGPYLHAFLGAALTATSVGITARVLQDLGRSRSPEARIILGAAVIDDVLGLIILAVVSGVIAAAGRGGAVSGLEIAAIVAKAAAFLVGALALGVWLAPRVLRGASRLQTRGVLLAAGLAFCFSLSWLSAALGLAPIVGAFAAGLVLEDVHYRDFVDRGEHGLEELVKPIGAFLVPVFFVVMGLRTDLRAFADPSVLGLAGALTLAAVVGKQVCAAGVLGGADRLSVGIGMVPRGEVGLIFANIGLTLQLGGHPVLSPALYSALVIVVVVTTLVTPPALRWSLGRRRAGSIEKTEASP